The Azospirillum sp. TSA2s region TCGAGGCGGTCTGGGGCTATCGTTACGCGACGAACGTTGTCGACGTGCACATGAGCAAGCTGCGGCGCAAGCTCGACGAGGGAGGGGCGCCGCCGATGATCCACACCGTTCGCGGCTCGGGATATGTGCTCGATGCGGCCGAGTGACATCCCGCGCACTACGAGCTTCCGGCTCGCCCTGCTGTTCCTCGCTCTGTTCGGAGCGGCATCGCTGGTGCTCTTCGGCTTCTTGTACTGGCAGACCGTCGTTTATCTGGGAAGCCGGACGGACGAGTGGCTGGACAGGGAAACGGCAGGCTTCTCGACCGTCGCCATTTCCAGCCTCGCGGCGCGTCTGGACTCTCGGGCCGGAACGGCTGTCTCGGCGCAGCGCCCGTTCGCCCTGTTCGACGCGTCGGGTGCGCACCTTGCAGGCAATGCGATTCCCTTGCCCACCCCGAACGGCGGGCCGCTGCCTGGGCCGCCTTTGGACCAGCCATTCGACTTCGCGCTGACGGTTGGCGGCGAGATGGTGTGGTTTCGCGGCATGGTGCATCGGATGCCATCCGGCGAGCTTCTGCTGATCAGCCAGGACGTGGACGAGATGAATGAATTCCACGAGGTGCTGGTCGGCGCCATGGCCTCGGGCGGTGTCCTGGTGCTGATCGTCGGACTGGCCGGCGCCGTCGTGACCGGGACCGGGGCGCTCCGCCACATCGACGCGGTCACCCGTGCCATCGAGCGCATCGTCAACGGCAATCTTGCCGAGCGTCTGCCCCGGCAGGGAAGCGGCGGCGACCTCGACCGGCTGGTCCAGGTCGTGAACGGCATGCTGGACGACATCGAGCGCCTGATGCACGAGGTCAAAGGGGTATGCGACAACATCGCTCACGACCTGCGCACGCCGCTGACCCGCCTGCTCGCCGGGCTGGAACGGGCGAGCAGGCGCGCCACATCGACAGAGGCCTACGCGGCGGCGGTCGACGAGGCGGTCGTCGAGATCAAGGGCGTGCTGGATACCTTCAACGCGCTTATGCGCATTTCCGAGGCGGAGGACGGCGCCCGGCGCGCCGGCTTCACAACCCTCGACCTCGCCTCGGTGGCGGCCGACGTGGTTGAATTCTATGATCCGCTGGCCGAGGCGAAGGAGATCGCCCTGGTCTTCGAAACCGATGGCCCCGCCTCGCTGGCGGGCGATCCGAGCCTTCTGTTCGAGGCGATCGGAAACCTGGTCGACAATGCCGTCAAGTTCACTCCTTCGGGCGGGCGGATCACGGTTCGCGCCTTCCACGGGACGAAGGGTCCCGGGGTCAGTGTGACCGACACCGGCCCCGGAATCCCCATGGAGGAGCGCGAGGCCGTACAGCGGCGTTTCTATCGCGCCGAAAAGAGCCGGCACACGCCGGGGACCGGGCTCGGACTCAGCCTCGTCGCCGCGGTCTCGCGGCTGCATGGTCTGGCGCTGAGCATCGACGACGCCCGTCCCGGATGCCGGGTGACCCTCTCGCAGACGGGCGGCACAGGGTTGTCCTCCTGATCGACCGTCCGGGCCTCGGCGGTGCCTGGGAACACCGCCAAAGTCCAGTTCTTCGCTTCCCGGGTTCAGCGGGCCTGACTGGCCTGTCCGATGGCCACCTTCAGATAGTCGAGGGCTTCGGCATCCTTGCCCTGGTCATGAAGCCATTCGGCCATGTGACGATCGATGTTGATTGTGGCCGCCCTCCGCGTGCCAATCGTACGCTCGCCGTTGAGCAGCTTCTGCAGGATCGCGGTTTCGTTCCTGTAGGTGTCGGCAGCATCGTTGCCGGCA contains the following coding sequences:
- a CDS encoding sensor histidine kinase, which gives rise to MRPSDIPRTTSFRLALLFLALFGAASLVLFGFLYWQTVVYLGSRTDEWLDRETAGFSTVAISSLAARLDSRAGTAVSAQRPFALFDASGAHLAGNAIPLPTPNGGPLPGPPLDQPFDFALTVGGEMVWFRGMVHRMPSGELLLISQDVDEMNEFHEVLVGAMASGGVLVLIVGLAGAVVTGTGALRHIDAVTRAIERIVNGNLAERLPRQGSGGDLDRLVQVVNGMLDDIERLMHEVKGVCDNIAHDLRTPLTRLLAGLERASRRATSTEAYAAAVDEAVVEIKGVLDTFNALMRISEAEDGARRAGFTTLDLASVAADVVEFYDPLAEAKEIALVFETDGPASLAGDPSLLFEAIGNLVDNAVKFTPSGGRITVRAFHGTKGPGVSVTDTGPGIPMEEREAVQRRFYRAEKSRHTPGTGLGLSLVAAVSRLHGLALSIDDARPGCRVTLSQTGGTGLSS